One Picrophilus oshimae DSM 9789 genomic region harbors:
- a CDS encoding MFS transporter encodes MSFNNSSRFIPVFAYSISTFFLMNFAFFIPELVKTYHFSYIESFILLGSPFIGRAFTPFLYSNFSKIGVHRLAMLSISIMSLFSIFEAFTHAFSILLIFRLLTGIFFGLATSAAVEVSAVSGNKILMGLTMGGWAIGWTLAAVLYTILGSVFYISLAGSVFLPSVFFSKKLNVISPHVKKYKMDFSIKAFLVFFLGFTPAYILEIVPTYLPDSSIESIIAYSIAVPVYVMIPFMINRFGIRNVAYVSISMAALSGILLFSTYNIYIAILFTAVGLGINSILPVVSRSLNIDPKKIGPSMNFSSIIGFMIPVLITIGNVSLNSSLMLGLALVILILFIGTNGFKISYSKNTITRHHHN; translated from the coding sequence ATGTCATTTAATAACAGTTCAAGGTTCATACCGGTCTTTGCATATTCAATATCAACATTCTTTTTGATGAATTTTGCATTCTTTATTCCGGAACTTGTGAAAACATATCATTTCAGCTATATTGAATCATTTATACTTCTTGGCTCGCCGTTTATTGGCAGGGCTTTCACGCCATTTCTTTACTCAAATTTCTCCAAAATTGGCGTTCACAGGCTGGCCATGCTATCAATATCCATTATGTCTTTATTCTCCATATTTGAGGCGTTTACACATGCCTTTTCAATTTTGCTTATATTCAGGCTGCTGACAGGCATATTCTTTGGCCTTGCAACCTCTGCCGCCGTTGAGGTATCTGCAGTCTCAGGCAATAAAATATTAATGGGATTGACCATGGGCGGCTGGGCCATTGGCTGGACACTGGCAGCCGTGCTTTACACCATCCTTGGCTCGGTATTTTATATATCACTTGCGGGCTCGGTTTTCCTTCCATCGGTGTTTTTCTCAAAGAAGTTAAATGTTATATCACCACACGTGAAAAAATATAAAATGGATTTTTCTATAAAGGCCTTTCTGGTCTTCTTTCTTGGCTTTACACCTGCATACATACTTGAAATTGTGCCGACATATCTGCCTGATTCAAGCATTGAATCAATAATAGCATACAGCATTGCCGTCCCGGTCTATGTAATGATACCATTTATGATAAATCGCTTCGGCATAAGGAACGTTGCATATGTATCAATATCAATGGCGGCACTATCTGGAATACTATTATTTTCAACATATAATATATACATTGCAATTCTTTTCACGGCCGTTGGACTTGGAATAAACTCAATATTGCCCGTTGTTTCAAGATCCCTTAACATAGATCCAAAGAAGATAGGCCCAAGCATGAACTTCTCATCAATTATAGGTTTTATGATACCTGTTTTAATAACAATTGGCAATGTATCATTGAACTCCTCATTAATGCTTGGCCTTGCACTGGTTATTTTAATTCTGTTTATAGGCACAAACGGCTTTAAAATCTCATATTCAAAAAATACAATTACAAGACACCATCATAATTAA
- a CDS encoding Gfo/Idh/MocA family protein encodes MKILVVGINGFGMRHLSAIKNMDIYVMERKENVIAEAKSRYDIKRVFNDYNEALNSDADIVDLVVPHNLHRDLAIKAMEHKKHVLVEKPIATTLDDGKAMIDVSRKNRVKFMVAEQYFFDPYATEARRLIQNNAIGDVKTVIVRDQRFFDHGGWRLNRESMGGGALIDGGIHFIDTLLNFAGDYSDVRSIINHGGTDLEGEDNINALFKFKNGAAGLFFYSWAYRFSPRLPAFEIIGENGSMYEDSSSKISWDSGIRTAYGGLIMNGKKVDVRPYDIFEKEISSFAESIENDNDVPFSPELELRDLKAVLDIYKNANF; translated from the coding sequence ATGAAAATACTTGTTGTTGGTATAAACGGTTTTGGAATGAGACATCTAAGCGCGATTAAAAACATGGACATATATGTAATGGAAAGAAAGGAAAACGTCATAGCTGAGGCAAAATCCAGGTATGATATAAAAAGGGTTTTTAACGATTACAATGAGGCATTGAACTCTGATGCAGACATAGTGGATCTTGTGGTTCCACATAACCTTCACAGGGATCTTGCCATAAAGGCCATGGAGCATAAAAAACACGTGCTTGTGGAAAAGCCAATAGCAACAACGCTTGATGACGGCAAAGCCATGATTGATGTCTCGAGAAAGAACAGGGTGAAATTCATGGTTGCAGAACAGTACTTCTTTGATCCATATGCCACCGAGGCCAGGAGGCTAATACAAAACAATGCCATTGGTGATGTAAAAACCGTGATCGTCAGGGATCAAAGGTTCTTTGATCATGGTGGCTGGAGATTAAACAGGGAATCCATGGGTGGTGGTGCATTGATAGACGGCGGCATACATTTTATAGATACGCTTTTAAATTTCGCCGGTGATTATTCGGACGTGCGCTCAATTATAAACCATGGTGGCACTGATCTTGAGGGCGAGGATAATATAAATGCGCTCTTTAAATTCAAAAATGGTGCAGCCGGCCTTTTCTTTTACTCATGGGCATACAGGTTTTCGCCCAGATTGCCCGCCTTTGAGATTATAGGCGAAAATGGCTCCATGTACGAGGATTCATCCAGTAAAATATCATGGGATTCCGGAATAAGAACAGCCTACGGTGGATTAATAATGAACGGTAAAAAGGTTGATGTAAGGCCATATGATATATTTGAAAAGGAGATATCATCATTTGCAGAGAGCATTGAAAATGATAATGACGTACCATTCAGTCCGGAGCTGGAGCTAAGGGATCTTAAGGCCGTTCTGGACATATATAAAAATGCAAATTTTTAA
- a CDS encoding sulfite exporter TauE/SafE family protein codes for MIYLYIIIALIGIGVGALTGITGSSGVLIVVPALSIMGLGFKTAVGSSLLVDVITTTIVIYVYFKDKTLDIYTGLFMGVGAVIGAQIGTYIASMIDAFPLELAFIFMTGYMSYYSMKRSFKKTNIAKRNIERKKALPVAMLLSIPIGILTGTIGTSGGVMFVFITMLLFNISAQKMVGTATLAMLFSALSGVGGYIRIGHIDFLYSIIIGGIALISGYYFSVFAHRIDEKYIYRSLSFIFMAVIITESIKIV; via the coding sequence ATGATTTATCTATACATAATCATAGCACTTATAGGCATAGGCGTTGGGGCACTTACAGGGATAACCGGAAGCAGTGGCGTTTTAATAGTTGTTCCTGCCCTTTCAATAATGGGGCTTGGATTTAAAACTGCCGTTGGCTCAAGCCTTCTGGTTGATGTGATAACAACAACCATAGTAATATACGTTTATTTCAAGGACAAAACTCTTGATATTTACACAGGTCTCTTTATGGGTGTTGGTGCCGTAATAGGGGCCCAGATAGGAACATACATAGCATCAATGATAGATGCATTTCCACTGGAGCTGGCATTTATATTCATGACCGGGTACATGTCATATTACAGCATGAAGCGCTCGTTTAAAAAGACGAATATAGCAAAAAGAAACATAGAAAGGAAAAAGGCCCTGCCAGTGGCCATGCTTTTAAGCATTCCAATAGGCATATTAACCGGAACAATAGGCACAAGCGGCGGGGTCATGTTTGTTTTTATAACAATGCTGCTTTTTAACATATCGGCACAGAAGATGGTTGGAACTGCAACACTGGCAATGCTTTTCTCCGCATTGAGCGGTGTTGGTGGATACATAAGAATAGGGCATATAGATTTTTTATACTCTATAATAATAGGTGGAATAGCGCTGATCTCCGGTTACTATTTTTCAGTGTTTGCACACAGGATAGATGAAAAGTACATATACAGGTCTCTATCTTTTATATTCATGGCAGTAATTATAACAGAATCAATAAAGATAGTTTAG
- a CDS encoding HesA/MoeB/ThiF family protein: MRYSRQEIIKFIGKNGQEKIRKTRALVIGAGGTGSYTIMSLAMLGFGRIHVIDDDKIEITNLNRQALYNEDDLGSYKAETIFKRIKKINSLVNISYETSRFDSSNYEIVRDFDIVFDCTDNITTRMIINDACDKFRIPWVFMAVSEFYGQVKLINPGITACFACYNRDPGEIPNCDVTGIVATTASIVSSLAVNTAVKFILGNTDEDLLLIDSLNMSIEKIKINKNEKCRSCSLHDYKYLGRYYSNLKGIIP, from the coding sequence ATGAGGTATTCAAGACAGGAGATCATAAAATTTATTGGTAAAAACGGCCAGGAAAAAATAAGAAAAACCAGGGCCCTTGTAATAGGTGCCGGTGGAACCGGATCATATACAATTATGAGTCTTGCAATGCTTGGCTTTGGCAGAATACACGTGATCGATGACGATAAAATAGAGATCACAAATTTAAACAGGCAGGCCCTTTACAATGAAGACGATCTTGGAAGCTACAAGGCAGAAACCATATTTAAAAGAATAAAAAAGATAAACAGCTTGGTAAACATATCATATGAAACATCAAGATTCGATTCATCAAATTATGAAATTGTAAGGGATTTTGATATTGTTTTTGACTGCACTGATAATATAACAACAAGAATGATTATAAATGATGCATGTGATAAATTTCGAATCCCATGGGTTTTCATGGCGGTTTCTGAATTTTACGGTCAGGTGAAATTAATAAATCCGGGAATTACTGCATGCTTTGCATGCTATAACAGGGATCCTGGCGAGATACCAAACTGCGATGTTACAGGCATTGTTGCAACAACAGCATCAATTGTTTCATCCCTTGCCGTGAACACTGCCGTTAAGTTCATCCTTGGAAATACCGATGAAGATCTTTTATTAATAGACTCATTAAACATGTCAATTGAAAAAATAAAAATAAACAAAAATGAAAAATGCAGATCATGCTCACTGCATGATTATAAATACCTTGGCAGATACTATTCAAATTTAAAGGGCATTATACCCTAA
- a CDS encoding type II toxin-antitoxin system VapC family toxin → MFVIDTSAILSRRISIADDNYIFTPGVISEIKKGKLKIILDSVPLNIKMPGIDSINAVIKAANETGDLHVLSNVDIEVIAMAYEIHGIIISDDYAIQNVARHMHIKYEGADLKTIDKKLKWRYRCTGCRRVYNDYIETCPVCGHKTKRFTYK, encoded by the coding sequence ATGTTTGTTATTGATACATCTGCAATACTTTCAAGAAGGATAAGCATTGCCGATGATAATTATATATTCACGCCTGGCGTAATCTCAGAGATTAAAAAGGGTAAGTTGAAGATTATACTTGACTCCGTGCCTTTAAATATTAAAATGCCGGGGATTGATTCAATTAATGCTGTTATAAAGGCCGCAAATGAAACAGGCGATTTGCATGTTCTAAGCAATGTTGATATAGAGGTCATAGCAATGGCCTACGAGATTCACGGGATTATAATAAGCGATGATTATGCAATACAGAACGTGGCAAGGCACATGCACATAAAATACGAGGGCGCAGATTTAAAAACGATAGATAAAAAATTGAAATGGAGGTATCGCTGCACAGGCTGCCGCAGGGTATACAACGATTACATAGAAACCTGCCCGGTATGCGGCCATAAAACCAAAAGGTTCACATATAAATAA
- the endA gene encoding tRNA-intron lyase, whose amino-acid sequence MDYIIEDGFHFDIKNGKSPSYLINKYRTGHVIGNVYLLNKYEAFYLYLKNKISIDDEFFNGNIKFYMAYENLIGSGLYVKILNDCFMCRKSRNSRYKKVRFMPDDILLSFKDLYSDDSNIYITVDEEYESVYYSMERIDIKGSRKDDFSAASIDVSSGAYFGMNCPEWFGIDFHGKRLLNDYEIRFLNNDVKSNVDVIYKDLIKRGFIVKSGFKYGSNFRIYKNSMNEHSDYLVNYMDHDLWYVIARAVRLASNVRKRLIISGIIDNDPVYIKIERIKDIKTIL is encoded by the coding sequence ATGGATTACATCATAGAGGATGGTTTTCATTTTGATATAAAAAACGGAAAGAGCCCATCGTATTTAATAAATAAATACAGAACCGGACATGTTATAGGAAATGTCTATTTATTAAATAAATATGAGGCATTTTACCTTTATTTAAAGAATAAGATAAGCATAGATGATGAATTTTTTAATGGAAACATTAAATTCTACATGGCATATGAAAATTTGATCGGCTCCGGCCTTTACGTTAAAATTCTCAATGATTGCTTTATGTGCAGGAAAAGCAGGAATTCAAGGTATAAAAAGGTAAGATTCATGCCAGATGACATTTTACTATCATTTAAGGATCTATACAGCGATGATTCTAATATATACATAACCGTTGATGAGGAATACGAATCTGTATATTACAGCATGGAGAGAATTGATATAAAAGGCTCTAGAAAAGATGATTTTTCAGCAGCATCCATTGATGTTTCCTCCGGTGCGTACTTTGGCATGAACTGCCCTGAATGGTTTGGAATAGATTTCCATGGAAAAAGGCTGTTAAATGACTATGAAATAAGATTTTTGAATAATGATGTAAAAAGCAATGTTGATGTAATATACAAAGACTTAATAAAAAGGGGATTTATAGTCAAGAGCGGATTTAAGTATGGCTCAAATTTCAGAATATATAAAAATTCCATGAATGAGCATTCAGATTACCTTGTTAATTACATGGATCACGATCTCTGGTATGTAATAGCAAGGGCCGTTCGCCTGGCATCCAATGTAAGAAAAAGGCTTATAATATCAGGTATAATTGATAATGATCCGGTTTATATAAAAATAGAGAGAATTAAGGATATAAAAACAATCCTTTAA
- the rpsB gene encoding 30S ribosomal protein S2: MEEELLIPEDEYQKSGIHIGTQIKSKDMDPYIFKIRNDGLYILDIRKTNHALIIAGKMLARYRPEQILAVAQRQYAFRPVSKFSEVVGSKSIIGRFIPGTLTNPALPNYSEAKIILVTDPLADTQAMKEAIKVGIPIIAMCDANNKTDFVDLIIPTNNKGRRSLAVIYWLLAREILKNRGDIKSYDEFKQTIDDFEVQI; the protein is encoded by the coding sequence ATGGAAGAGGAGCTGTTAATACCAGAGGATGAATACCAGAAATCAGGTATTCATATAGGCACACAGATAAAATCAAAGGATATGGATCCATACATATTCAAGATAAGAAACGATGGACTTTACATACTTGATATAAGAAAGACAAACCACGCACTAATCATTGCCGGCAAGATGCTTGCAAGGTACAGGCCTGAGCAGATACTGGCCGTTGCACAGAGGCAGTACGCATTCAGGCCGGTATCGAAGTTCTCAGAGGTCGTTGGCTCGAAATCAATAATTGGCAGGTTTATACCAGGCACGCTTACAAATCCGGCACTGCCAAATTACTCGGAGGCAAAGATTATACTTGTTACGGATCCACTGGCTGATACCCAGGCAATGAAGGAGGCAATAAAGGTTGGCATACCAATAATTGCAATGTGCGATGCAAACAACAAAACAGACTTTGTAGATCTTATAATACCAACAAACAATAAAGGCAGGAGATCACTCGCAGTTATCTACTGGCTTCTTGCACGCGAGATTTTAAAGAACCGTGGCGATATAAAATCATACGATGAGTTTAAGCAGACAATAGACGACTTTGAGGTCCAGATTTAA
- the guaA gene encoding glutamine-hydrolyzing GMP synthase has translation MDPEKFIKDSVSFIEKNVKRGILACSGGQDSTLLAVISSMAKTDILTVFIDTGLLRNNDIKRIKEIFSSYNVNGRILDRSSLFISRLRNVTDPEEKRKIIGRTFIEVFEEEAKNYGAESLLQGTIAPDWIESGGGSRDTIKSHHNVGGLPEKMNLRLVEPLRDLYKDEVREVSRYLGLPEVQPFPGPGLAIRIIGEVTEEKLNILRRATDIVEYESSKLNDKPWQYFPVLLPVRTTGIHGDQRTYGLTIAIRFIDTIDGMSGTFSRPDWSVLENISNRITDEIPEINRVVYDITSKPPATIEWE, from the coding sequence TTGGATCCGGAGAAATTTATAAAAGATTCGGTTTCATTCATAGAAAAAAACGTTAAAAGGGGCATACTTGCATGCTCTGGCGGCCAGGATAGTACACTTCTGGCTGTAATATCATCCATGGCGAAGACCGATATATTAACAGTTTTCATAGACACAGGTTTATTAAGGAACAATGATATTAAAAGAATAAAGGAAATATTCTCAAGTTATAACGTCAACGGAAGGATACTGGACAGATCATCGCTTTTTATATCAAGGTTAAGAAATGTAACAGACCCTGAGGAAAAGAGAAAGATCATTGGAAGGACCTTTATTGAGGTTTTTGAGGAGGAGGCAAAAAACTATGGTGCGGAATCACTGCTCCAGGGAACGATAGCACCGGACTGGATAGAGAGCGGTGGCGGATCCAGGGATACCATCAAGAGCCACCATAATGTTGGCGGTCTTCCTGAAAAGATGAATTTAAGGCTTGTTGAACCTTTGAGGGATCTCTACAAGGACGAGGTACGCGAGGTATCCAGGTACCTGGGCCTGCCTGAGGTACAGCCATTTCCGGGGCCAGGACTTGCAATACGCATCATAGGCGAGGTTACAGAGGAAAAGCTTAACATACTAAGGAGGGCAACGGACATTGTTGAATACGAATCATCAAAACTAAATGATAAACCATGGCAGTACTTTCCAGTTCTTTTACCTGTAAGAACAACCGGAATCCACGGGGATCAGAGAACCTATGGGCTTACCATTGCGATCAGGTTCATAGACACAATTGATGGCATGTCAGGCACATTCTCAAGGCCTGACTGGTCAGTTCTTGAGAACATATCAAACAGGATAACAGATGAAATACCAGAGATAAACCGTGTTGTTTATGATATAACAAGCAAACCGCCTGCAACTATAGAATGGGAATAA
- a CDS encoding Lrp/AsnC ligand binding domain-containing protein: MDTAFILISIIPGKEYEVYQKISSLNGIIEVHPLLGEYDMIAKLTVNGDIGKYIIDNIRTIAGVIDTKTLMEIKL; encoded by the coding sequence ATGGATACAGCCTTTATATTAATAAGCATAATCCCTGGCAAGGAGTACGAGGTTTACCAAAAGATATCATCATTAAACGGGATAATCGAGGTCCATCCGCTGCTTGGCGAGTACGATATGATAGCCAAGCTAACAGTTAACGGTGACATAGGGAAATACATTATTGATAATATAAGGACGATAGCAGGCGTTATAGACACAAAAACGCTTATGGAGATAAAACTATAA
- a CDS encoding mechanosensitive ion channel family protein → MIKRSRAISYLVITLISVIVLFVLLLVLQFVFHNQIADEYHLVFYGILIAIAGVLITNFSADILSRTTRNLAGQSTAGTMNFTIKLIGYIITAVIFFSILKIDIGAALAAGGFAGLVLGLASQDVLSNIFGGIAVVGSRPFKVGDRITVSTWQYGLDAPAYPPKFYSNDFLIPGYTGVVTNISLMYTSMLTDDNVPLKIPNSIMIQSAIFVHGVNDSRLVRTKFEVSKDIDPDIFIPRAYDALKSLDFIKGRLQVRIYETTFTSYVIVVEALCKGAYEEPPRSEILKILIKLSKSMPKS, encoded by the coding sequence ATGATAAAACGCTCCAGGGCAATATCCTATCTTGTAATAACCTTAATTAGCGTAATTGTATTATTCGTCCTGCTCCTGGTCCTTCAATTTGTATTTCATAACCAGATAGCAGATGAATATCATCTGGTTTTCTATGGAATATTAATAGCTATTGCCGGAGTATTAATAACAAACTTCTCTGCGGATATTTTATCAAGGACAACAAGGAATCTTGCAGGGCAATCAACCGCCGGTACAATGAATTTTACAATAAAATTAATCGGATATATAATAACAGCAGTTATTTTCTTCTCAATTTTAAAGATTGATATAGGCGCCGCACTTGCAGCCGGTGGCTTTGCAGGCCTTGTTCTTGGTCTTGCATCACAGGATGTCCTTTCAAACATATTTGGTGGTATAGCCGTTGTTGGATCAAGGCCCTTTAAGGTTGGCGACAGGATAACAGTATCAACATGGCAGTACGGTCTTGATGCACCAGCATACCCGCCGAAGTTCTATTCAAACGATTTTTTAATTCCTGGTTATACAGGCGTTGTTACAAACATCTCATTAATGTACACATCCATGCTTACAGATGACAACGTTCCTTTGAAGATACCAAACAGCATAATGATACAGTCCGCAATCTTTGTCCATGGTGTCAATGATTCCAGGCTTGTAAGAACAAAATTCGAGGTTTCAAAGGACATAGATCCAGACATTTTTATACCAAGGGCCTATGATGCATTGAAATCACTGGATTTTATAAAGGGAAGGCTGCAGGTAAGAATCTATGAAACAACATTTACCAGCTATGTAATCGTTGTTGAGGCGCTCTGCAAGGGTGCATATGAGGAGCCGCCAAGAAGCGAGATACTTAAAATACTAATAAAACTCTCAAAAAGCATGCCAAAATCTTAG
- a CDS encoding DUF1059 domain-containing protein: MYYFKCRDLGWDCSFEHHASVKEDLLPRIRTHFHYAHRIDEIDPDMEKKIFSVVTEQ; the protein is encoded by the coding sequence ATGTACTATTTTAAATGCCGTGATCTTGGATGGGACTGCTCGTTTGAACATCATGCCAGTGTTAAGGAGGATCTTTTACCAAGGATAAGAACGCATTTTCATTATGCACACCGCATTGATGAGATTGATCCTGATATGGAAAAAAAGATCTTTTCTGTTGTAACAGAACAGTGA
- the hisS gene encoding histidine--tRNA ligase, whose protein sequence is MKIERLKGFRDHYPDDMEIRYDFIKKMMDTAISFGYKMIDFPSLESMDLYRLKSGTELVEQTFSFTDKGGREVTMIPEATPSTMRMLTSRKDIKMPARWFSIPKVWRYEEPQEGRYREHIQFNADMFGADSPEADAEIIGLAATILDNLGLSGQYEINVNDRYLMELILRDLGSKNPVDLFPVIDRFKKMDLTDFKKRLLKDLDDDASEKLISLLKDKIDINDVERLLNGYANDVMERVKRLKDTFALTSKYTKSKLNIDLSVVRGLSYYTGIVFEAFDISGELRAILGGGRYDNLSNLFINESIPAVGFAIGDAVIELLLKRNNLWNYKDKRKRYYVVNISSSPEAHIEILNKIRGSGNIAISEVNKRKMQTIIKYAESIKCDFLIIIGDRELSSKKMTIKNLRTQEQAEIDVDDFINNINS, encoded by the coding sequence ATGAAGATAGAGCGATTGAAGGGCTTCAGGGATCACTATCCGGATGATATGGAAATACGCTATGATTTCATTAAAAAGATGATGGATACTGCAATATCCTTTGGATATAAAATGATAGACTTTCCATCGCTGGAATCCATGGATCTTTACAGGCTTAAATCAGGAACGGAACTTGTTGAGCAGACGTTTTCATTTACAGATAAGGGCGGCAGGGAGGTTACAATGATTCCAGAGGCAACACCATCAACTATGAGAATGCTCACATCAAGAAAGGATATTAAAATGCCGGCAAGATGGTTCTCAATACCAAAGGTCTGGCGCTACGAGGAGCCCCAGGAGGGCAGATACAGGGAGCATATACAGTTCAATGCAGACATGTTTGGTGCAGATTCACCAGAGGCTGATGCCGAGATAATAGGTCTGGCGGCAACGATACTTGATAACCTTGGCCTCTCCGGACAGTATGAAATAAACGTAAATGATAGGTATTTAATGGAGCTGATTCTCAGGGATCTTGGCTCAAAGAATCCTGTTGATTTATTTCCAGTTATAGACAGATTTAAAAAGATGGATTTAACCGACTTCAAGAAAAGGCTGCTAAAAGATCTTGATGATGATGCATCAGAAAAACTAATATCTCTGCTTAAAGACAAGATTGATATAAATGATGTTGAAAGATTATTAAATGGCTATGCAAATGATGTTATGGAAAGGGTAAAAAGGTTAAAGGATACCTTTGCGCTTACCTCGAAATATACAAAGAGTAAATTGAACATAGATTTGTCTGTTGTACGTGGCCTTTCATATTATACCGGCATAGTCTTCGAGGCCTTTGACATTTCAGGAGAGCTCAGGGCCATACTTGGTGGTGGCAGGTATGACAATTTATCGAACCTTTTTATAAATGAGAGCATACCTGCTGTTGGCTTTGCAATAGGCGATGCTGTAATAGAGCTTTTATTAAAAAGGAACAACCTCTGGAATTATAAAGATAAAAGAAAGAGATATTACGTTGTTAATATCTCATCGAGTCCAGAAGCCCATATAGAGATATTAAACAAAATAAGAGGATCAGGCAACATTGCAATATCAGAGGTGAATAAAAGAAAGATGCAAACGATAATAAAATACGCCGAGAGCATTAAATGCGACTTTTTAATAATCATTGGTGATAGGGAATTATCATCAAAAAAGATGACTATAAAGAACCTAAGAACCCAGGAGCAGGCCGAGATAGATGTTGATGATTTTATTAATAATATAAATTCATAA
- a CDS encoding Rieske (2Fe-2S) protein — MIYDLIDLNDLEDGKLKKVSLNDIEVLLYRDGSSVYAYEPYCTHEKYDLSEGFIEDGCIVCPNHFASFEISSGNVRSGPEGDDENINNLRMYKVILKNGRVMVDIP; from the coding sequence ATGATTTATGATTTAATTGATTTAAATGATCTTGAGGACGGGAAATTAAAAAAGGTTTCGTTAAATGATATAGAGGTTCTTTTATACAGGGATGGTTCCAGTGTATATGCATACGAGCCGTACTGCACACACGAAAAGTACGATCTTTCCGAGGGTTTTATAGAGGATGGTTGCATAGTCTGCCCAAACCATTTTGCTTCATTTGAGATATCATCAGGAAATGTAAGAAGCGGACCTGAGGGCGATGATGAAAATATCAATAATTTAAGGATGTATAAGGTAATATTGAAGAATGGAAGGGTAATGGTCGATATACCATGA